TCCTCCGATACGTCGGATGCAATGCCTCGCGTCCCCAAATTAGCCAGACCACCGCGACGAGTCCGCAAGGAGGTTGCTGCTGAGGTCCAGCAGGAAGCCCTTACGCCGCCTGCCACGCGCTGCAGGACTGCGTCTGATGCTTCCGCAGCGCTGCCACATTGGATGGCAGCAGATCTACCTATCCGCCCGGACACAGCTGCTGGGAATACAGCCGAGCCTGACGATGATGGTGAATCCGAGTTCGTCAAAAATTTCCGGGCGCGGCTATGTGCACCAGATCGTCAACGTCGGGCAGCTTTCGGTGGCCAACAACAGACCGCGAGGCAGGCCCTCGAAGCGCGGGATGCCACAGCAAAGCCGAAGAAGAGCAAGGCCAAAGTGACGTCGCCGGCACTTGCGAACAAGCTTGGGGTATCGATACGCTCAGATATCGACCTTGTCACTGATGACGTGAGAATTCGGCAAGACTCGGATTCAGTTGTCGAGAGTGTCATCACCAATGTTCGTGGAGGTTCACTCTGGAGTTATCACTTCTGAGACTCTTCTTAATGGCCAGGCAAGCAGAGGTTGCCAGGCCACATCCAACTCTTCAGCGATGGCTTCTGTCAGTCGCTTTCCGAGGCCTTCGATCATCCACAATCGCCCATAGAGGTGAAGAGCCACACCATAGTGGCCAAGAATGACCAGCGCCAGCGGGTCTCGCCGTTTCAGCAGCTGCACAAAAGCTGCGCCAGCTAGGATCGGCCACGCGACCACAATCGAAGCTTGACGATCGCCAGGTGCCGGGTACATCACCGTCGCCAAGCCGTAAATGCTGGCCAGATACGCCTGTCTTCTAGACATCATCCCTCCCGCAACACCATTCCCCACCTCTTCACCGACAGGCGCACCAAGTGGTGGAACGGGCGTGCTGGATCCCGACGTGGGCTCAGACTTGCAAGTCTCCCCAACTTGTGCGATGAGAGCCTCCAACGCCTCTTTAGCACCTTCCTTGAGATGCGCAAAGTCGTGCACCTCCGGCCAGATATCCTCCATGATCGGGCGGAATACACCCTGTCTGAGCCAGTGTGCCGCTTCGTACGCGACAGCAGTGGCGCCCATCAAGGCGTCGAAGCAGTCCAGAAAGCGGCTGACCAGTGCTCGCGAGCCTAGACCCTCGTCGTCTAGCATGCCGAAGCAGAGGATCCCAAGCAGCATGGAGAAGGCGAACAGTGCGTGGCAGTTCTCTTGGTTGATGGAGCGCAGTCGAGGAATGTACAGAGTAAGAGCATGCTGCTGGTGATATCTGGCAAGATTCATGAGCGTCTCCTTCTGACACTCCTCCGCATCGTACCTCCGATGCAGTGCCGTCACAGAAAGGATCCCATGGAGGAGAAAGCGATATGAAAACGCCATCTGCGGCACATAAACCTGCCAAATGCTGTGCTGATCGGGCTCGGGCGACATCATTTTGTATGTTATAGCCGTATAGTGATGTAGTAGCTCCATATCCCTCACCGGGAAGATTTGATCCTGAGCATCGATATGTGCCGTCGCCAGACTATTCGGAATCGCCAGGATCTGACTAGGATAGCTGCACGATCTATTCCCACGCGTGCAATTCCTGCAAACAGGCTTCTCCTCGTCGCAGCGCACTTTTCGCGCCTTGCAGGTATTGCACCCGTGGCGCGTCTTGGTGTGTGGCCGTCTCGAAGGCATGTGGGTAGCAGTGTGACTGACTTCCCGTGTGGTGGTGGTGGCGGTTAGTTCATGAGGTAAGGTAGACGCCCATGCGGCACCCTTGTTGGCTATGTAGCATTTTCGTTGGTTTCTGATGATTTCAGCCATGATGAGGAGGGCCAATGTGCATGTGGTTCTGGCCGCAGCAGAAGCCAAAACAACTTTATACGACCAAGCAAGCGGCATGGCCGGATCGTTATGCAGCTCCGTTCCGCTCGGATCCTTTGCATTTCTCTGTCATTCCGCCTGCGTCTCAATTTCTGGCGCGATGACGCGCGTTTTGGGTGAGATTGTTTTCCGCGCGAAGATGGGCGTTGTGCCCCTTCTGGTGCTGCTGCTCGTGTTAGTGGTGGTTGGTTGGTTGGTCAAGAGAGATCAGAGTTTCGAAGCATGAGCGTGTGCGCGGGATCCTTGTACTCCCGACTGATTCGAATCTCAGCCGGGTCCTTGCCGATGGGCCAGCAGGGATGCTCGCGAGCTGCCATCTTGTACCAAATCTGGCCCATTGAGCAAACGTCCATCGCTACGCTTCGCGAGTTGACAGCTTTCCAGAAGATCCGACCGTTTTCCCAGGTGTACTTGTGCTGACCGTAGATCTGGACGTCTTCCGGAGCATGATACTCCCAGGTCCCTGCACCCAGCCTTGCATTTCTGTTGCCTGCAAGCTTGGCGATGCCGAGATCCCCGAGATCGATCTCTGGCATGCCTCCGGTGGGGGTGTCGGTCCAGCGAAGGAAGAAGTTGTCTTCCTTTACGTCGCCGTGGCTCACTGGCCTGTGGCAGGCGTCCTGGTAGTAAGTGCCGTCACCACGGGAGCGGTAACCGAAGTGGATGAACGCGAGTGCTCCCGCCATTTGGACAAAGGCATGGAGGAGGAAGGGCTCCGGGATTGGACTGCGTCGTTTGGTGGACCACCAGTCGATGGCCTCCCACAGGCTTCCACCAGAGCAGTATCCCATGATGACCCTATACCGACCTGGTTCGAGGCGATCTGGTCGGACACCCGCGATGTTGACGATATTCGGATGGAGCCTTAGCGTATGACAGACGATGTCAACCTCGTTCGGGTAGCGGAACTCGGTGATCTGGTCCTTGGGGAGGTTGAACAAGGCATTGTGAATGCCAAAGAGACAGATCATGGCCTTTGTGTGTATACCATGGACAAGGCCATTATACTAGGCGAATAAAGGAGATGCACAGGTGGGAGCAAGAGGAGTGGATGAATGAAGGGCATTGTTACGATTTATGGATGCTGGATGGGGGGTGTCTTGCCAAGGAAATCAGGAGCTGAGACCTCGACGATAGCGGCTGAGACAGCCACGCCACGTAGGTCGACAGCAATGTTCTGCGTCAGGATGACCGATGGGAACACATTATTGAAGCAAGTCGACGAAGAAAGTATTACAAAAGCCTTCCCTGGTCTGCTTGTACACTGGTCAAATGCCCTACCCTTCAGCCAAAAATGCGCTCCGGATCCAATATGATACAGCCTCGACGTCCTACTGTTGCGCTTCTCTACCATCTGAACTCTCTGAATCACAACACTTGGTCCATCATCTCAGACTGCCTGCAGGCTTTGGCTTCTGTAGCCACTCCAGATTATCCAGAGGTCTTCGCGCTGCGACCATGGCATTGCGAGCTTTCCTGATGTCGTTGATGGCCGGCATTAGGCCCAGTTCTTGGTCGAAGTTAGCCATTGCCCGCTGTTGATGATCAACCTGGAGACAGGACTGAGCAAGCTGCAGGATGCCCAATGTGCCATACTCGCGGGATATGGTCAATGGCCCGGGGCTTGCACCAATTGGCCAGGGTCGTCGGTCCTTCGCAGCGAGCATATATATAACCTGCCCAAAGCCGTACACATCGACCGCTGGGCTCCGGTTGTCGACCGCTTTGCAGTAATCCTTCCAGGTGGCTTCTGTCATTGGCGCATTGCGATGGATGGCGTGGTCTTCCGGAGCACCGTACTCTGGGGTGCCAATTCCGAGATATGAGCCCTTTCTGTTGATCGGCTTCGCGCAACCCCAATCGCCTAAGACAACATCTGGCATGCCTCCAAACTCACGGCTGCTCCATCTCAAGAAGACGTTTTCCATCTTGATATCGCCATGGATTATCGATGTGTGGTTGTCATCCTGGGTGTACTTGCCGCCACCTCTTGCCCGTAGACCCCAGTGCGCGTATGCGAGCGCATTGGCGATAGAGATGATGACGTGCAGGAGGAACGGTTCCGGAACGATGGCTCGACGCGTGCGCCACCAGTAGTCAACCTGCGCCCAAAGATCGCCTCCAGAGCAGTACTCCGACCAGATGTAGTACCGCCCTGGGCTCAGCTCGTCGTCGACCACATCGAGGACACCGATGATATTCCTGTGTGGCTTGAGGGTGTCGCGCAGGATCCGCACTTCGTTGGGAAATTTCCAGTCCTTGGAGTCCCCGGCCTGGAAGTGGCCGGCATCGCGGAGTCGCACCGCCTTCGTGTGCTTGACGACGAAGACGTGGCCGGTGGCGGCGGATCTCATGAGGCTGCATTGGCCTTCTGAGGACTCGTCGAGATCCTTTTCTGGCCAATACTGGTCTTCTCGGCCAAGGTAAACGGACACGGCGTCCGATGCAGCCTCTTGGAGCTGCTGCTCAGTCGTGGGACCCGCCATAGGACCACGCGCGAACATCGCTGCCACCGCCGCGCCGAGCCTCCTGAACGAGACGGATCTCCTACGACCGGCGCCCGGTGTTGGCACTGTGGTAGATGCTTGTGAGTGCTCTGAAGTGGAGCGACGCATCGCTACTATTGGTTATGATTGCGATGTTGCACTTCTTCGGCAGCTGATGTGATGGTGGTACTCGAGTTGGCTGCTGTTGTTGGTCGCGAGATTGTGTTGTAAGAGGTGGTGCAGGCGCGATGTGCAGCAATGAGAGATCTCAGAGATGGTGGACGCCATTTTGAGTTCAGAATGTGGCACATGACGCCCTGGTGAGTGAATGCTCTCGACGACTTCCATTCACCTCTCAAAGTCTTATACTGGGCTGGATGTGTATACTGGTGCTTGGCACTATGCTATACGGCAAGAGAGGAATACATGAAGCAGGGCTGACGCTCGCAGAGCACTCGCCGGTGATATAAGAGGCGTACTGGTCATATTGGCTGTCGAAAACGTGAGACAAGCCAAACACTACGAAGATCCAAGACAGTCTCGCGAGTGAATGAGACAACCGGAGCATGCATCCGCGCTAGGCAGTATCACTTGTGGAAGGATCGCCAAGGCTTCTCACAGGCAGCCATGCAGGATCATCCTCGGGCTTCCGCGTTACTCGACCTAAGATTTCCACGATCTGCTCAGCCTTCAAACTATACTTCTATCCATTACCGCCAGGAATAAGAGGTGCGCACAACTTCGACACATTTCGCCCAAAGTACTACTACGGAACTGGCCTACAATGCAGACGAACAATCGAGCCACTCTTCTGGGCTTACCAGCAGAGCTTCGCAACACCATCTACGAATATGTCTTTCGTCCTGGCACATGCAAGCCATACAACCCAGTCGTTGCATTTCGAGGACTCTTCTCCTGCGACTGCCGCGGTCAGGCATTGATGACTACTTGCAAGCAGACGAGAGGCGAGACACTCGCAATGTTCTACCATAATCACGACTTCCGTCTCTTCGCGAGCCAAAACCATCGACCGGGGCTTGACGCCTGGCTGGACTCTTTGCCATCAGAAGCATATGGACACATCCGGAGATTTCATATCCAGCATACAGGATCGAGTGTTCAGAGGAGTCTATGCGTTTGTTTTGATCTTCATGAAGGAGATGTCGCCGTGACTGCTGTCAAGTTTGGGCGCGTCTATCACGACACAGTATCCTGGAACATCAATGAATGGGACCCTCCGATCAGCAGAGAGGAACAGGTACCTACTCGTTATCTTCCTCTTCCTCTCTCTCTTTCTCTATAAGCATCTGCGCGACTATCTTCTTGTAAACCAAGCGACCTTTCAAACTCTCTTCGATCTTTACCCTGTCATCCCCTCACCGAGGCTTTCGACAGAATAAATGGGCGCCCGGTACTCACCTAAGCAAAACTTCTCGATGCCATGGCGAGGTATGGCGAGACTGCATGCAGCCACTGCGTTTGGGGATGGCAGTGCTACTGTCGTCCTCGGGTCGAAGGTATTGAAGTCTGATCAGATTACCATACTGACGAGAGCGGCTAAATGCAATACATCGGATGGCCGGGCCGGGAGTACGAGGGAAGGTGTAGGCGCTTCGACATGGGTGTTGCACACCATACATGTACCGAAGGCCCACACAAGCTCTTCCAAGGTCCACCTCATGCCATCACGAGTATGATGAGGCATGAAGATTCAACAGCCATATAGTCGATCAAATCGTCCTGGCGAGACAGACTGAGCCCGTTCGAACTTTGATTCTGCCTTTGCACAACTTCAACTCGAGTATCAACGACCATGGCCCCAAACGCAACTGTCAAGCTGGCTTCGGGTCATCAGATGCCGCTGGTTGGCTTCGGGCTATGGAAAGTGCCAGCCGAATCAGCAGCAGATACTGTATACAACGCTATCAAGACAGGCTACCGTCTGTTTGATGGTGCATACGACTACGCCAAGTAAGACGTGTATCACATCGACCGAGTCCCGGTATACTGACATCCACCAGTGAGAAGGAGGCAGGCCAAGGTATCCAGCGCGCCATCAAAGAAGGCCTCGTCAATCGCGAAGACATCTTCGTAACAACCAAACTCTGGAACAACTTCCACCGCAAAGATCATGCACTCCAAATGGCCAAAGCCCAGAATGACGCCTGGGGTCTCGGCTACATCAATCTCTACCTCATTCATTTCCCTGTAGCACTGAAGTACGTCAACCCGGAAGAGATCAGATACCCCGGCTGGTGGATGGACAAGGAGCACAAGACCATCTCACTCGACAAAGTCCCGATACAAGAGACATGGCAAGCACTCGAAGAAGTAGTCGATGCCGGCATTGCGAAGTCGATCGGGATCTCAAACGCGCAGGCACAACTCCTCTACGACATGAGCTCTTATGCAAAGCACCCGATCTCTTCCCTGCAGATTGAGCATCATCCATACCTCGTGCAGCCAGACCTCATCACTTTGGCCCAGGAGCTCGGCATCGTCGTCACTGCATACTCCTCATTCGGACCACAGTCTTTCTTGGAACTGCCAGAAGCCTTCCGCGAGCGTGCCAAGGACATGTCTCTGCTCTGGGATGTAGAGCCAGTCAAGAAAGCAGCACAGCGAACTGGAAAGACTCCAGCGCAGGTTCTGCTGAGGTGGGCGACGCAGAGGAATATTGCCGTGATACCAAAGTCGAACAATGTCAATAGGCTGCAGCAGAATCTGGAAGTGACGGACTTTGACTTGCAGGAGGATGAGATAAAGGCTATTGCTGCGCTGGACCAGGGTTTGAGGTTCAATGATCCTGGGTTTTATCTGCATGAGCCGATTAGGATATTTGCTTAGATGCTGTAGCGGTCTTCACACATTGCGACATGCTTGACCACGTTACCTGCATCTTTCACTGCACCCCAAAACACCAGCATAGTACAATGAACAAAACGCCAGCCAAGCAAGCACCTCCCATCGCCCAGCAAACATTTCCGACCAATATATGCAACATGGAACATCGCACCATCCTCACCCCCCCCCAACCCCCACCAATGTCCAAAGACAACCCCAACCCCAACCAAATGTCCAACAACCCCAACACCAACAAATCCGACCCCAAAAACCTCAACCCCTACGTCGAAGACGACCTCTCCCCTCAGAGCTCCCCACCCCACGGTCCCCCCACAGCCTCCCAATCTCTCTCCACAACCGCCGCCCTCGCCAGCTTCGAAAAAGCCTTCCCCTCCCTCCCCAGCAAAACCGCCCAAACCAAAGCTTGCGGCAAGACTCAAAGTCTCGAAAAAGACTCCCCCTCCCTCCCCACCAAATCCAACCCGCACACCAAACCCCACAAACGCTCACCCTCCAACGAGCAAGACTACGACATGGTCGACGAGGCAAAGGACACGGAGCTCGGGGAGGAGTGGGAGGATGTGCCTGGTGTTGAGGATTTGCCCAAGGAGGATGAGTTGGAGGATGTGGGGAAGCCGTTTGCGGGGCGGAGGGCGTGGGATGATGCTGTGAAGGAGGAGCGGGAGAAGGAGAAGGGTGAGGGTGGGAAGGAGGGTGAGGGGAAGGCGGGCAGGAGTGGAAAGAAGGGGGGTTGGTTTTGGAGTAAGGAGGGGGATGGGAAGAGGGCTGGGAAGTGAGGTTGGTGTGCTGTGGGGTGTGAAGTAGTGTCGCTATGAGGACCGTGAGAACCATGAGGAACTTGCTCGGTGCAAGGTGACTTGTGCTTCTAGCGACTGCAGCGCCTACACTCTCGTCCTTGTCCAGTGAAGGTACATTTATGCGTTGACATCGCGTGTAACATTCTGTGCCGGAGTCGATGATCAGCATATGCAGCCTTAACCTTTCTTCATCATATGCCGTCGAGTTTTACCATCGTAAGCGGGAGTAGTACAACGGCCAAAGGCAGTGCCGTCCCTTACAGCATGATCAGCCGGCGTAGCCACGTCTGGTCATCACGTTAGAAACGTACATTCAGCAAGGAGCGGACATGGTTCGACGTACTCAGCGTCGTGACGTCCCACTTGCCAAAAACTCCTACGCCCTCCTCCAGATTCGCTGCATCGAGATCTGCACCACGGCAGCTTGCTCAACTCTTTTCCTCACTAGAGACCATTCTCGCGTCATCGCATTTTGCACATGACAGGCAGCCCGCACGAGGTCGAGCTTGCAGTGTACGCATTGGCGGCGTTTGCGGAGACGAGCTCTCTGCGGCCGTAACGCAGTAGCTTGATGCATCAACATGCCGTGTTCCTGGCAAGATGTTTGTCCCATGCTCATGCTGCGCCAGCTTGTCGCGGAGGGTACCTGCTGACTCGGGTACATGGTGTTGAGGGTCCGAGTATTAGGGGTAGCAGGTTCCGCGTTGACTATCACCATATCATTCGTGTTGATGTGCGATTGCCGTCGAATGCGCCTTGCCAAGTCGGGCCCTGTTATGAGATACCAGCGCCACGCTTGGCTATGATAAATGTGTCACCGAGTTGCGATCATGGAAGAAGCTTCATACCGCCCACTCCTGTTTATTGTCGGCAGCAGTAATGAAGGGCTCATCGATCTGCTTCACAGCCATCTCGCTGCACAGCACACAAGCACCAGCAACAAGACCGTCGAGCTCCTTCACCATGCCTTCCCTCCTCTTACCGAGAGCGACGCCACGGCCAATCTCTTTCTGCAGCTCTCTAATTCGCTTGCCTTTGCCCATGCCGGCCATGTTCATGACCATTTCGCCCAGACAATCTGCATGAAAGGCGTGCTGACATGGAAAGACGAAGAACTGCCTCATAAGCAGTGGGAGTCTGCACTTCCAACATCTCTCGCCGGGCTCGACGATGGCATATCGTTGGTCGAGAGACTTGATGTCGTCTTTGATGTGCTGTGCTGTCGATGCTGACTCGTCCATCTCGCGCTTTAGCGCATCGATCTGCCGGCTGTACTCCTCAAGTGCGGCACAGATCTCCTCCTTGAAGTCGTCGATGACGATGAAGTCAGGGAAGAAAGGTATCAGATCCTCAATCCTCAGCAGGTCGCAGCGTTTCAGAAACTCGATGGCAGCTTTGATGCCCTTGTTTTGGCCAATGACCTTCTTTGCAACCTTGAGCCAGAGTTTCTTGCGCAACGGATCTTGGATACCGGGGCGATCAGCCACTTCTGCCGCAAGCTCTACTTCATCGTACTTCAATGCAAGATCGACTGCGGCAGCGTGCTGTTCCATTGTAGTGTACACGTGGACAGCGGACTGAACACGCCTGTGCCCGATGCAAAGGCGAAGAGCGAAGTCGGCATCGTAGAATTGATGCCGATTGTCTGCTTGCGTCTGCAAATAGCTCAGAAGAGCGCTTTCGTCTTTTGTCGAGTGCGCGGCGTACATGGAGATCAGCGTGTTGTGTACAGCAGGTTCGGTGGAATGCGAGTGGTTGATACAGAACAGCAGATACCGTATCGCCTGATTATTGTTGATCGACGTTCCATCGCCTAGGATCTTGTTGTAGTTCAACAGTGCTGGGATGATCTTCTTGACGTCCAGACCAGTCTGGCGCATGAGCACGTCGACAAGCTCAGATGCTAGATGTGCCATCATTACTGTGCTGTATCGGCAGAACATTTCTGGGTCTGACTGTTTCTTGAGCACAGTCATGGCTTCCTGCCACCTCTCGCGGTTGACCCAATACGACAGCACATAGTTGTAGTCCTCCACAAGGTTGGCGAAGTATAGTAGCTCTTCTTCTCGACCATGCGCACTGATAATCTCATAGGTGGTCTTCCTGTCGAGGTCCGATTTGTATTTCGAGGCGAAGTCCTGGAACTCCTTGCGAATGACAGGAAGCTGTTTCTGTGTGTCTGCCGATGTGGCTGTGCCGTCCGCTGCAAGTTCAGCTCTGGTCGAGATGGTATCGTCGAGCTGATTGAGCTTCGCCATGTACAACTCGATCATCCAGCTAGCCAGCATGATTCGCTGCATTGTTGCGCTCCGCTTCAACGTCGACAGCTTGACTTGAAGATATCTTCTCAGGGCGTCATGCTCACCCTTGTCGATGAAGCTGAGCGCGACATCTTCGAAAGGCTTTGTGCTCTTGCCAAGTATGATAGCAGCTTCGGTGAACTTGCCTTGCGATATGAGGTGATCGCCAGTCATCGATGCGACAGCGTCCTTCTGCTCTGCGGTCTTGGCGTACTGCTGCGCGGCTTCGTATTGGCCTTGCTGAAGCATGATCTTCCATACATGTCTTGCTTCGTCTGTCACTACGATCTCGAAGATCTCCTGTGGTGTGAAAAGCCAGTATGTGTTCTTCTGATGGTCGGCGAAGAGACCAAGGTTTGGCTGGCCACTTTCGAGGATCTGCTGGTTGTACACCACAGTCTCGTCTAGGCGGTTGATGCCTGTTATCCGGCCATCCACCAAAGCCAAGATGTGGAACTGTGTCAAGATCGTTGCAGCGACGGGGGGCTGCGCGGCTCGATGTCTGCCGCTGGTGGACTGTATCGGAGGAAGCTTAGAGTGCTGGAACATCTTCGACTCTTTGAAGAGCTGCTTGCCCAGCGTTGCAAGATCGGGCGACGATGTCAACAGTCTTCCGTGGTAGATCCCCTCTGCGCAAAGCCATGCGTATGCACGTTCTGCACTCTGTCCATCCAGTACAGAAGGCGGCGCATCGGGAGGATCTGGCGAGGTAGCCAAGCAGGCGTAGGTCGCATTGACTGTTCTATCGATTTCGTGCACTGTGGGCTCCTCGCTTTCCAGCAACTTTGCGTATATTGAGGATTCATTCCCGCGTCCCGCTGACCTGCCAACAAAATGGTATAGCTTGTGCTGCGTAGCGATCAGGACCCGCCTGACTTCAGGCCGTGTAGACACCAGGTCTGTGTAGAGGCCAACGATGGGTCCGTGCGGAGGGTTGTAGACATTCCGCACGTACTTCTCTATGCTTCTGTAGGTGTGTTCTGGTTCGATGTATGCCTCGTACACGTTCCCATCAGTGCTTCCCACCAAGATCTCTCGCGTCGAAGCTGTAGGCTGCGATGCGTTCCATGCTACGCTTTCCACTTGCACGCCCTTCAGTCTTCCCAACACTTTCGGCTGCCGCGATTGCGTATGCAGGTAGTAGTTCTCGCCCAGGGTCGTGGAGATGAGCAGATGCGATGCGGAGGGATCGAGGAACAGCTTGCGGATGACGCCGATTTCTGCGGGTCGCTTGGGCAGGTCGATATCGTCGATGTCTTCGGGGTTGTCAAGATCGAAGCGGAGGATGCGGCCGGTGGACAGCGCGAGCACAAGGACATTGTTCGCGACTTGTGCTGCTACGAAGTCGGCCGAGATGTCGAATCGCATCTGTACTTTCTGCACGTCGAAGATGGGGAGCGCCACATGGTCGTGGGCTCCGGCGGCATAGCCGCTTGTTGCATCCAGAGCCATGTGTTATCGGCTCATTGTCGTTGCCTGGAAGGAGGTCGTCATGTCGCATAGAAACAATGTCGGTGCCTTGATCCTAAGGTGTCGATGAAGCTTGCGCTTGGGCCACATCGATGAGACCGACGCGACTTCCACTTTCACGGCTGCTTGGCCCCAGCACTTCCAGAATGGCAACGACCCA
Above is a window of Fulvia fulva chromosome 6, complete sequence DNA encoding:
- a CDS encoding Zn(2)-C6 fungal-type transcription factor afumD, translated to MPSRRPHTKTRHGCNTCKARKVRCDEEKPVCRNCTRGNRSCSYPSQILAIPNSLATAHIDAQDQIFPVRDMELLHHYTAITYKMMSPEPDQHSIWQVYVPQMAFSYRFLLHGILSVTALHRRYDAEECQKETLMNLARYHQQHALTLYIPRLRSINQENCHALFAFSMLLGILCFGMLDDEGLGSRALVSRFLDCFDALMGATAVAYEAAHWLRQGVFRPIMEDIWPEVHDFAHLKEGAKEALEALIAQVGETCKSEPTSGSSTPVPPLGAPVGEEVGNGVAGGMMSRRQAYLASIYGLATVMYPAPGDRQASIVVAWPILAGAAFVQLLKRRDPLALVILGHYGLGKRLTEAIAEELDVAWQPLLAWPLRRVSEVITPE
- a CDS encoding Vacuolar protein sorting-associated protein 18; its protein translation is MALDATSGYAAGAHDHVALPIFDVQKVQMRFDISADFVAAQVANNVLVLALSTGRILRFDLDNPEDIDDIDLPKRPAEIGVIRKLFLDPSASHLLISTTLGENYYLHTQSRQPKVLGRLKGVQVESVAWNASQPTASTREILVGSTDGNVYEAYIEPEHTYRSIEKYVRNVYNPPHGPIVGLYTDLVSTRPEVRRVLIATQHKLYHFVGRSAGRGNESSIYAKLLESEEPTVHEIDRTVNATYACLATSPDPPDAPPSVLDGQSAERAYAWLCAEGIYHGRLLTSSPDLATLGKQLFKESKMFQHSKLPPIQSTSGRHRAAQPPVAATILTQFHILALVDGRITGINRLDETVVYNQQILESGQPNLGLFADHQKNTYWLFTPQEIFEIVVTDEARHVWKIMLQQGQYEAAQQYAKTAEQKDAVASMTGDHLISQGKFTEAAIILGKSTKPFEDVALSFIDKGEHDALRRYLQVKLSTLKRSATMQRIMLASWMIELYMAKLNQLDDTISTRAELAADGTATSADTQKQLPVIRKEFQDFASKYKSDLDRKTTYEIISAHGREEELLYFANLVEDYNYVLSYWVNRERWQEAMTVLKKQSDPEMFCRYSTVMMAHLASELVDVLMRQTGLDVKKIIPALLNYNKILGDGTSINNNQAIRYLLFCINHSHSTEPAVHNTLISMYAAHSTKDESALLSYLQTQADNRHQFYDADFALRLCIGHRRVQSAVHVYTTMEQHAAAVDLALKYDEVELAAEVADRPGIQDPLRKKLWLKVAKKVIGQNKGIKAAIEFLKRCDLLRIEDLIPFFPDFIVIDDFKEEICAALEEYSRQIDALKREMDESASTAQHIKDDIKSLDQRYAIVEPGERCWKCRLPLLMRQFFVFPCQHAFHADCLGEMVMNMAGMGKGKRIRELQKEIGRGVALGKRREGMVKELDGLVAGACVLCSEMAVKQIDEPFITAADNKQEWAV
- a CDS encoding Serine/threonine-protein kinase Nek2; its protein translation is MRRSTSEHSQASTTVPTPGAGRRRSVSFRRLGAAVAAMFARGPMAGPTTEQQLQEAASDAVSVYLGREDQYWPEKDLDESSEGQCSLMRSAATGHVFVVKHTKAVRLRDAGHFQAGDSKDWKFPNEVRILRDTLKPHRNIIGVLDVVDDELSPGRYYIWSEYCSGGDLWAQVDYWWRTRRAIVPEPFLLHVIISIANALAYAHWGLRARGGGKYTQDDNHTSIIHGDIKMENVFLRWSSREFGGMPDVVLGDWGCAKPINRKGSYLGIGTPEYGAPEDHAIHRNAPMTEATWKDYCKAVDNRSPAVDVYGFGQVIYMLAAKDRRPWPIGASPGPLTISREYGTLGILQLAQSCLQVDHQQRAMANFDQELGLMPAINDIRKARNAMVAARRPLDNLEWLQKPKPAGSLR
- a CDS encoding putative NAD(P)H-dependent D-xylose reductase xyl1, which gives rise to MAPNATVKLASGHQMPLVGFGLWKVPAESAADTVYNAIKTGYRLFDGAYDYANEKEAGQGIQRAIKEGLVNREDIFVTTKLWNNFHRKDHALQMAKAQNDAWGLGYINLYLIHFPVALKYVNPEEIRYPGWWMDKEHKTISLDKVPIQETWQALEEVVDAGIAKSIGISNAQAQLLYDMSSYAKHPISSLQIEHHPYLVQPDLITLAQELGIVVTAYSSFGPQSFLELPEAFRERAKDMSLLWDVEPVKKAAQRTGKTPAQVLLRWATQRNIAVIPKSNNVNRLQQNLEVTDFDLQEDEIKAIAALDQGLRFNDPGFYLHEPIRIFA